GGATCGCCTCGCACACACGGATGCTCGCGTTCTTCTCGGGCTCTCCCGAGATCTACGTCCCGGATAACCTAAAGAGCGGGATCACCAAGCCGTGCCGCTACGAGGCCGGGGTCAACCGCACTTATCAGACGCTGGCCGAGCACTACGGCGCGGTGGTCATCCCGGCTCGTCCAGGCAAGCCCCGCGACAAGGCCAAGGTCGAAGCCAACGTCCTGGTCGCCCAACGCTTTATCCTGGGCGCGCTGCGCGATCGAACGTTTTTTAGCCTCGCTGAGTTCAACCAAGCGATCCGCGAGAAGCTCCTCGAGCTCAACAACCGACCGATGCAGCACCTGGGCGCGAGCCGCCGCGAGCTCTATGAGCGGCTCGATCGACCGGCCTTGAAGCCCTTGCCCGCTGAGCGCTACCAGATGGCCGAGTGGAAGCCGTGTCGAGTCAACATCGACTACCACGTCGCTGTCGAGCGTAACTACTACAGCGTGCCCTACCAGCTCGTCGGTGAGCTGCTGGAGGCTAGCTTCACGCCGACGATCGTCGAGGTCTACTCCAAGTCCAAACGCGTAGCGTCGCATCGCCGGCTGGCTGGCCGCGGCCAGGCCTCGACCGTCCCTGAGCACATGCCCCGCTCGCACCGGGCCCATGCCGAGTGGACCCCGTCGCGGCTGGTGCGCTGGGCACAGAAGACCGGCCCCGCGACCGGCCGCCTGGTGGCCGAGATCCTCAATCGACACCGACACCCCGAGCAGGGCTACCGTGCCTGCCTGGGGATCCTGCGGCTGGGCAAACGCTACGGCAGCGAGCGGCTCGAAGCCGCCGCGCGGCGCGCCGAGCGCCTGCGCTCCTACAGCTACACGACGATCAAGAACATCCTCTCCTCGGGGGCCGACCGGCTCCCCCTGGAGGAGGAGTCTGAAGCTCCGGACCCGACGCCCCACCACGACAACATCCGCGGCGCCACCTACTACGCCGCCAAGGAGATCGAATGCTGACCCAAGAGACCCTGGACAAGATGCGCACGATGAAGATGGCCGACATG
This genomic window from bacterium contains:
- a CDS encoding IS21 family transposase; this translates as MRKIREILRLKYEVGLTHRAIARACSVGVGTVSLYVTRAREAGLVWPLPLEMDEAALEARLLRGPRSPTGARPQPEVAHIHEELRRVGVTLHLLWMEYLEVHPDGYRYSQFCEIYRRWAKKLDPSMRQRYRAGEKAFVDYSGKRPHIVDRRTGEEIPVELFVGVLGASSYTYAEVTASQELHNWIASHTRMLAFFSGSPEIYVPDNLKSGITKPCRYEAGVNRTYQTLAEHYGAVVIPARPGKPRDKAKVEANVLVAQRFILGALRDRTFFSLAEFNQAIREKLLELNNRPMQHLGASRRELYERLDRPALKPLPAERYQMAEWKPCRVNIDYHVAVERNYYSVPYQLVGELLEASFTPTIVEVYSKSKRVASHRRLAGRGQASTVPEHMPRSHRAHAEWTPSRLVRWAQKTGPATGRLVAEILNRHRHPEQGYRACLGILRLGKRYGSERLEAAARRAERLRSYSYTTIKNILSSGADRLPLEEESEAPDPTPHHDNIRGATYYAAKEIEC